In Silene latifolia isolate original U9 population chromosome X, ASM4854445v1, whole genome shotgun sequence, the following proteins share a genomic window:
- the LOC141621555 gene encoding uncharacterized protein LOC141621555 gives MRAMVRPELMEKGTSPGAVGPGLLLEAWVYSYFPSLSPKRTEPLEKAYPVVRDWVMCRTRSKRSSHGVYRRDVKALQLDSWVPKPWAEYAGAPPFVAEVLRPRSLSRLLLRTSMGLVWYLGERLASQCSRDVLTVPIDPPRTMFREPSEAEREADFAGFGGDALLLPGEDYSAFFYGRLAYWPVVEVEAAGIEPPEYPETLEYTDVTGKTTISKLRDFDVAVTDAGLDDWQHLIRRVAPSRFVALWRVTNRL, from the exons atgagggccatggttcgtccggagttgatggagaaggggacttctcctggtgctgtcggccctggactactgttggag gcgtgggtgtactcctactttccgagcctctcgcccaagaggacggagccgctggagaaggcctatcccgttgtgagggattgggtgatgtgtcgcacgaggagcaagcgttcctctcacggtgtctaccggcgggacgtgaaagctcttcagctggacagc TGGGTGCCCaagccttgggcggagtacgctggcgctcctcctttcgtggctgaggtccttagACCTAGGAGTttgagccggttgctgctgaggacgtcgatgggtcttgtgtggtacttgggcgagcgcttggctagTCAATgttctcgggatgtcttgacggttcccatcgatcctcctaggacgatgttcagagagccttctgaggctgagagggaggcggactttgCTGGctttggtggtgacgccctccttcttcctggtgaggactactcggcgttcttctacgggaggttggcgtactggccggttgtg gaggttgaggcggcgggcatcgagcccccagagtaccccgagaccctcgagtacactgacgtgaCCGGGAAGACGACGATCTCcaagctgcgtgactttgacgtggctgtgacggatgctggcttggacgattggcagcatctgattcggagg gttgcgccgtcccgatttgtggcgttatggagggtgaccaaccggctgtga